One stretch of Hevea brasiliensis isolate MT/VB/25A 57/8 chromosome 12, ASM3005281v1, whole genome shotgun sequence DNA includes these proteins:
- the LOC110662707 gene encoding probable carboxylesterase 18 translates to MSYNIPWKARIPLFIFSTAVSASCRPNFTVNRRLWSFFDFKVPASQTPQNGVKTSDIIIDSSRDLWFRLYVPSSASNTTSSPTIIYMHGGGFCFFTADSIATEMRCQRLASELEAIIVSVNYRLAPEHRFPCQYEDCFDILKFIDENFGCLPPSADPNQCFLVGDSAGGNLIHHSAIRASGYDFQKLKIIGLISVQPFFGGEERTESEIRLVGTPVLNVKLADWFWKAFLPDGSDRDHRAANVFGPKSDNISGVKFPAMLLVIGGFDTLQDWQRKYYQWMKKEGKQVYLVEYPNAIHGFSGFPDLPEYSLFFKEMKNFVKKQYRGII, encoded by the coding sequence ATGTCCTACAACATCCCATGGAAGGCTCGCATCCCATTGTTCATATTTTCCACCGCCGTTTCTGCCTCTTGCAGGCCTAACTTCACCGTCAACCGCCGTCTCTGGAGCTTCTTCGACTTCAAAGTCCCTGCTTCTCAAACTCCTCAAAATGGTGTCAAAACTTCCGATATCATCATTGACTCCTCCCGTGATCTTTGGTTCCGCCTTTACGTCCCTTCCTCCGCCTCCAACACCACTAGCAGCCCTACAATCATCTACATGCATGGCGGAGGATTTTGTTTCTTCACAGCGGACTCTATAGCCACTGAAATGCGCTGCCAGAGACTTGCGTCTGAACTAGAAGCCATTATTGTCTCTGTCAACTACCGGCTTGCTCCGGAGCATAGGTTTCCATGCCAGTACGAGGACTGCTTTGATATCCTCAAATTTATCGATGAGAATTTTGGTTGTTTACCTCCTTCTGCTGATCCAAACCAATGTTTTCTGGTCGGAGATAGTGCCGGCGGGAACCTGATCCACCATTCGGCCATCAGAGCAAGTGGGTATGACTTCCAGAAGTTGAAGATAATTGGCTTAATATCGGTGCAGCCATTTTTCGGTGGAGAAGAGAGGACAGAATCGGAGATCCGATTGGTTGGAACTCCGGTTCTAAATGTGAAGCTTGCGGATTGGTTTTGGAAGGCGTTTTTACCAGATGGGTCGGACCGAGACCACCGGGCAGCGAATGTTTTCGGACCCAAGTCGGATAATATATCGGGTGTGAAGTTTCCTGCTATGCTTCTTGTGATTGGAGGGTTTGATACATTGCAAGATTGGCAAAGGAAATACTACCAATGGATGAAGAAAGAAGGAAAACAAGTGTATTTGGTGGAATATCCGAATGCAATCCACGGGTTTAGTGGGTTTCCGGATCTACCCGAATATTCATTGTTCTTCAAGGAGATgaagaatttcgtaaaaaaacaaTACAGGGGCATAATTTAA